In one window of Undibacter mobilis DNA:
- the clpS gene encoding ATP-dependent Clp protease adapter ClpS, protein MSPADNPGTTTKPRTRTRQKSDTKVARPPLWKVILLNDDYTPREFVVQVLKAVFRLNESQAYRVMMTAHQKGACVIAVYTRDVAETKAKEATDLGKMNGYPLYFTTEREE, encoded by the coding sequence ATGAGCCCGGCGGACAATCCCGGCACCACGACCAAGCCGCGGACCAGAACGCGGCAGAAGTCCGACACCAAAGTGGCCCGCCCGCCGCTCTGGAAAGTGATCCTGCTCAATGACGATTATACGCCGCGCGAATTCGTGGTGCAGGTCTTGAAGGCCGTGTTCCGGCTCAACGAAAGCCAAGCCTATCGCGTGATGATGACCGCCCACCAGAAGGGCGCCTGCGTCATCGCGGTCTATACCCGCGACGTCGCTGAGACCAAGGCGAAGGAAGCGACCGACCTCGGCAAGATGAACGGGTACCCGCTGTATTTTACGACGGAGAGGGAGGAGTGA
- a CDS encoding NAD(P)-dependent oxidoreductase: MPTVLLTHTPDMLANYYGDRALSALRGLCDVRLNDTGRVLDPGELAKLAEGCDIIVSDRLTAGPAEFFAQAPASLAAFLRVAVDIRNIDVAAASKAGILVTHATPGFIASVAEQTIGFMIDLGRHVSRYTAEYRAGLDPQPQMGRQLAGATLGILGYGAIGHYLARLGVAFGMKVMVSDPFKTINDPGIAQGSFEDVLAASDFLVCLVIANDETENLMNAAAFARMKTSAFFINMSRGNLVDEQALENALNRKQIAGAAMDVGRAPDQKPSLFLAKRPDAVATPHTAGLTPDAAEHQAFDTVNQVRDILAGKIPPGAANADTAHRLRIFAK, encoded by the coding sequence ATGCCGACCGTCCTGCTCACGCACACGCCCGACATGCTCGCCAACTACTATGGCGACCGCGCGCTCTCCGCGCTGCGCGGGCTGTGCGACGTGCGCCTCAACGACACCGGCCGGGTGCTCGATCCAGGGGAGCTGGCGAAGCTCGCCGAAGGCTGTGACATCATCGTCTCCGACCGGCTGACCGCGGGCCCTGCGGAGTTCTTCGCCCAGGCGCCCGCCTCTCTCGCCGCCTTCCTCCGGGTCGCGGTCGATATCCGCAACATCGATGTCGCAGCCGCTTCGAAGGCCGGCATTCTGGTTACTCATGCGACGCCGGGGTTTATTGCGTCCGTCGCCGAACAGACCATCGGCTTCATGATCGATCTCGGCCGACATGTCTCCCGCTACACCGCGGAGTATCGCGCCGGACTCGATCCGCAGCCGCAGATGGGCCGTCAGCTGGCCGGGGCCACGCTTGGCATTCTCGGCTATGGCGCCATCGGCCATTATCTCGCCCGCCTCGGCGTCGCCTTCGGCATGAAGGTGATGGTGTCCGATCCGTTCAAGACCATCAACGATCCCGGCATCGCGCAAGGCTCGTTCGAAGACGTTTTGGCCGCTTCGGATTTCCTCGTTTGTCTCGTCATCGCCAATGACGAGACGGAGAACCTGATGAATGCCGCGGCCTTCGCGCGCATGAAGACGTCGGCCTTCTTCATCAATATGTCGCGCGGCAACCTGGTCGACGAACAGGCGCTGGAGAACGCGCTCAATCGCAAGCAGATCGCCGGTGCGGCCATGGACGTCGGCCGCGCGCCGGACCAGAAGCCATCGCTGTTCCTCGCCAAACGGCCCGACGCGGTTGCGACCCCGCACACCGCCGGGCTCACGCCCGATGCCGCCGAGCATCAGGCCTTCGACACCGTCAATCAGGTCAGGGACATCCTCGCCGGCAAGATCCCGCCCGGTGCCGCCAATGCCGACACGGCGCATCGACTGCGCATTTTCGCAAAGTAA
- a CDS encoding glutathione peroxidase, with product MMMRRTLLLALAGLAAAPRTLVAQAAPMSHLSAYAFRFGALNGGDIALADFAGKPILVVNTASQCGYTPQYAGLQALWTRYKDRGLVIIGVPSNDFGGQEPGGAPEIARTAQDDYHVTFPLAAKAAVKGGGAHPFYRWAAAERPREAPRWNFHKYLIGRDGRLKAAFASAVDPSDPGLIVAIETELGA from the coding sequence ATGATGATGCGTCGCACATTGCTGCTCGCGCTGGCCGGCCTCGCCGCCGCGCCCCGAACACTGGTCGCGCAGGCGGCCCCGATGAGTCACCTGTCCGCCTATGCCTTCCGCTTCGGCGCGCTGAACGGCGGCGATATTGCCCTGGCCGATTTCGCCGGCAAGCCAATCCTTGTCGTCAATACAGCCTCGCAATGCGGCTATACCCCGCAATATGCCGGTCTGCAGGCGCTGTGGACCCGCTACAAGGATCGCGGCCTCGTCATTATCGGCGTGCCATCCAACGATTTCGGCGGTCAGGAGCCGGGCGGCGCTCCGGAAATCGCCCGGACCGCGCAAGACGACTATCACGTCACCTTTCCGCTCGCCGCCAAAGCTGCGGTGAAAGGTGGGGGAGCCCATCCTTTCTATCGCTGGGCCGCCGCCGAGCGTCCCCGCGAAGCGCCGCGCTGGAATTTCCACAAATATCTGATTGGCCGCGATGGCCGGCTGAAGGCCGCCTTTGCGTCCGCGGTCGACCCGTCGGATCCGGGCCTGATCGTCGCGATCGAAACCGAGCTCGGCGCCTGA
- a CDS encoding EAL domain-containing protein, giving the protein MGYFARGFTRQHIVAIAVGVLVAGAPLIAFNFWLSGVIDRQGREEADVSARHAIALAERRTGEVIRTLDTLSAAGVVDCGSAALEAMQRATFDAVPIKEIAILDAGGRILCSPQQRGTAIERDVVRRILATEAIEGAPGYMLDMVHLPGGKPMVRFRRPAGSSPNAIAALVPAGMFLPHVAVHAFEQELRDELNGGLESGREADGLYAAVETRGHLILAEFGKRPAGQAARDGYTAEHRSPKYGFQVLIAVPNRLISAGGAEVRWLGLFTAGVALALLGVFATLIARRDPHNPVLEIQRALAAGEFVPYYQPIVDITTGQLRGAEVLVRWKKPDGTVVLPAAFIPLAESSGLIRAMTLDLMRRVSDEAGKAIGERPALKIAFNFASKLASDETVVKDVYGVFAKSPIKMTQVVLEITERDPIESFAATRQIIAALQSLGIRIAIDDVGTGHSGLSYMLKLGVDIIKIDKMFIDAIGTDRNSTTIIETLVDLAHNMRMDVVAEGVESFEQVMHLREIGVRSAQGYVFAPPLPGRAFLKLVDAMDGLGEQPVPAPIEAAA; this is encoded by the coding sequence ATGGGTTATTTTGCGCGGGGATTTACGCGCCAGCATATTGTTGCGATTGCAGTTGGCGTATTGGTTGCCGGTGCTCCTCTGATCGCGTTCAATTTCTGGCTTAGCGGCGTCATCGACAGGCAGGGCCGAGAGGAAGCGGATGTTTCCGCCCGCCACGCGATTGCGCTTGCCGAACGTCGTACTGGCGAGGTCATTAGAACGCTCGATACGTTGAGCGCTGCTGGCGTCGTCGATTGCGGCAGTGCCGCGCTTGAGGCAATGCAGCGCGCCACGTTCGACGCTGTTCCGATCAAGGAAATCGCCATCCTCGATGCCGGCGGGCGCATCCTGTGCTCACCGCAACAGCGCGGGACAGCCATTGAGCGTGACGTGGTGCGTCGCATTCTGGCGACCGAGGCGATTGAAGGCGCGCCGGGCTACATGCTCGATATGGTCCATCTGCCCGGTGGAAAGCCGATGGTTCGCTTTCGCCGCCCGGCGGGCTCCAGTCCCAACGCGATTGCCGCCCTGGTGCCGGCCGGGATGTTCCTGCCGCATGTGGCGGTTCACGCCTTCGAGCAGGAACTGCGGGACGAGCTCAACGGCGGTCTGGAATCGGGACGTGAGGCGGACGGTCTCTATGCCGCGGTTGAGACTCGCGGACACCTCATCCTCGCCGAATTCGGCAAGCGCCCGGCCGGGCAAGCCGCCCGCGACGGCTACACCGCCGAGCACCGCTCTCCCAAGTACGGCTTCCAGGTATTGATCGCGGTGCCGAACAGGCTGATCAGCGCCGGCGGCGCCGAGGTGAGGTGGCTGGGCTTGTTCACCGCGGGCGTTGCGCTGGCGCTGCTTGGCGTGTTCGCAACATTGATTGCGCGGCGCGACCCGCACAACCCCGTTCTGGAGATCCAGCGCGCGCTCGCCGCAGGCGAGTTCGTGCCGTACTACCAGCCCATCGTCGATATCACGACCGGGCAACTGCGTGGCGCCGAGGTTCTGGTGCGCTGGAAAAAACCGGACGGCACGGTGGTGCTGCCTGCCGCCTTCATTCCCTTGGCTGAGTCGAGCGGTTTGATCCGCGCCATGACGCTCGACCTGATGCGGCGTGTCAGCGATGAGGCCGGCAAGGCGATTGGTGAGCGGCCCGCTTTGAAGATCGCGTTCAACTTCGCCAGCAAGCTGGCCAGCGACGAGACGGTGGTCAAGGATGTCTATGGCGTTTTCGCCAAGTCTCCGATCAAGATGACGCAGGTGGTGCTCGAGATCACAGAGCGCGATCCGATCGAGAGCTTCGCCGCCACGCGCCAGATCATTGCCGCCTTGCAGAGCCTGGGCATCCGCATCGCCATTGACGATGTCGGCACGGGCCATAGCGGCCTGTCCTATATGCTCAAGCTCGGCGTCGACATCATCAAGATCGACAAGATGTTCATCGACGCAATCGGCACCGATCGCAATTCGACAACTATCATCGAAACCTTGGTCGATCTCGCGCACAATATGCGTATGGATGTGGTGGCTGAGGGCGTCGAGAGTTTCGAACAGGTCATGCACCTGCGCGAAATCGGCGTTCGCTCGGCGCAAGGTTATGTCTTTGCGCCACCGCTGCCCGGCCGCGCCTTCCTCAAGCTGGTCGATGCGATGGACGGGCTTGGCGAGCAGCCGGTACCGGCGCCGATCGAAGCGGCGGCCTGA
- a CDS encoding pirin family protein, which produces MSFFPGQDPVAGDAYSCDALAHVVVPRTVDLGDGFSVRRALPSARSRMVGPFIFFDHFGPAEFRAGTGLDVRPHPHIGLSTVTYLFDGEIMHRDSLGTALAIRPGEINWMTAGRGIVHSERTHGTQRTFGSPIHGLQMWVALPKAHEETAPAFAHHATSEFPVIEDMGKTVRVVTGSLYGAISPVPVLHETMFGDVVLKAGHTLPIDADHEERALYVVDGTIDIAGDTFEPGRLLVFKPGDRITVTAASDTHFVVLGGAPMDGPRHIWWNFVSSSKDRIEQAKADWKAGHFDKVPGDEIEFIPLPEK; this is translated from the coding sequence ATGAGTTTTTTTCCCGGCCAGGACCCGGTCGCGGGCGATGCCTATAGCTGCGATGCGCTGGCCCATGTCGTGGTGCCGCGCACCGTCGATCTTGGCGACGGCTTCTCGGTGCGCCGGGCCCTACCCTCGGCGCGCTCGCGCATGGTGGGTCCCTTCATTTTCTTCGATCACTTTGGGCCGGCCGAATTCCGCGCCGGGACCGGACTCGACGTGCGCCCGCATCCGCATATCGGATTGTCGACCGTGACTTATTTATTCGACGGCGAGATCATGCATCGTGACAGCCTCGGCACCGCGCTGGCGATCCGTCCCGGAGAGATCAACTGGATGACGGCGGGGCGGGGCATCGTGCATTCCGAACGCACCCACGGCACCCAGCGCACCTTTGGCAGCCCGATCCACGGCCTGCAGATGTGGGTGGCGCTGCCCAAGGCGCATGAGGAAACCGCGCCCGCCTTTGCCCATCACGCCACTTCCGAATTCCCGGTCATCGAGGACATGGGCAAGACCGTGCGCGTGGTCACTGGCTCGCTCTATGGCGCGATCTCGCCGGTGCCGGTGTTGCACGAAACCATGTTCGGCGACGTCGTGCTCAAAGCCGGTCATACGCTGCCGATCGACGCCGATCACGAAGAGCGCGCGCTCTATGTCGTCGACGGCACCATCGATATCGCCGGCGACACATTCGAACCGGGCCGGCTGCTGGTGTTCAAGCCGGGCGACCGCATCACCGTGACGGCGGCGAGCGACACACATTTCGTCGTGCTCGGCGGCGCGCCGATGGATGGCCCGCGTCACATCTGGTGGAATTTCGTGTCATCCAGCAAGGACCGTATCGAGCAGGCCAAGGCCGACTGGAAGGCGGGCCATTTCGACAAGGTGCCGGGCGACGAGATCGAGTTCATCCCGCTGCCGGAGAAGTAG
- a CDS encoding amidohydrolase family protein, producing MRFERLIFLAALGLAVLVLMSRPGRAQDGAQANANDAASMPIFDAHMHYNQEPNPFFSLDKVIEVFGRNNVKGVLATSRPNKGTHQLMEAKAPGLWVVPFIRPYRVRADIQTWFGDPLSIELIEQEFKRGYYRGIGEFHLYGKAAWNPIVKRIVDFAVANDLYLHAHSDEEALIILFEHNPKAKIIWAHTGFSTPPSRVAELFEKYPMLWGELSYRGGITGPGRALTPEWRDLFARYSDRFLLGSDTWINERWASYDDTFSEYRSWLKQLPREQAQRIAWGNAQKLFGAAKVD from the coding sequence ATGCGGTTTGAACGGCTGATATTTCTGGCGGCTCTGGGGCTCGCCGTGCTGGTTCTGATGAGCCGGCCCGGACGCGCGCAAGACGGGGCGCAGGCCAACGCAAACGATGCGGCGTCGATGCCGATCTTCGACGCGCACATGCACTATAATCAGGAGCCCAATCCGTTCTTCTCCCTCGACAAGGTGATCGAGGTCTTCGGCCGCAACAACGTCAAGGGCGTGCTTGCCACCAGCCGGCCGAACAAGGGCACGCACCAACTCATGGAGGCGAAAGCGCCGGGGTTGTGGGTGGTGCCGTTCATCCGGCCTTATCGCGTGCGCGCCGATATCCAGACCTGGTTCGGCGACCCGCTCAGCATTGAACTCATCGAGCAGGAGTTCAAGCGCGGCTACTACCGCGGCATTGGCGAATTCCATCTCTACGGCAAGGCGGCTTGGAATCCGATCGTCAAACGGATCGTCGATTTCGCCGTCGCCAACGACCTCTATCTACATGCGCATAGCGACGAGGAAGCGCTCATCATCCTGTTTGAGCATAATCCGAAGGCGAAGATCATCTGGGCCCATACCGGTTTCTCGACGCCGCCTTCGCGCGTTGCCGAACTGTTCGAGAAATACCCGATGCTGTGGGGCGAGTTGTCCTATCGTGGCGGCATTACGGGGCCCGGCCGCGCACTGACTCCTGAATGGCGCGACCTGTTCGCGCGCTATTCCGACCGCTTCCTGCTCGGCTCCGACACCTGGATCAACGAGCGCTGGGCGAGCTACGACGACACGTTCAGTGAGTATCGTTCATGGCTGAAGCAATTGCCGCGCGAGCAGGCGCAGCGCATCGCCTGGGGCAATGCGCAGAAGCTGTTCGGCGCGGCGAAGGTGGATTGA
- a CDS encoding DUF3575 domain-containing protein: MTVDSLAAENVAVVLRGSETSFVTQSLILEGLTSITTAWTIGAHARTETGDITVSAGKGVTIDSAGAGIGALAAVQGNIVVTSYATIHAGKNVLFVDASTRAGGEGIAATGNGGGAVSVTNYGNVTSDYGRGIYADGGNGHTAAVEVSITNYGAVDAWHEGVRVIQYNGTATATNAAGASILSRNRQAMVSWADVGDAIGVNYGSMTAENGAGMVIWGQRNAIADNYGSVSAAYLSSRPSTGSSWYGIEAFSQTAGDVRLVNHAGATVVASYSDGLYGHGTSGSVSITNAGRVTAAGAGIKADTANGDITAINSGWIGADGADGAVVLKGRDGSSDTPPTTSFVGNASFTNRQGGIVAANSQLSKIPGLGNLSSLSDSERSQFVTAIERRAVALAVNATTLDVTNAGTILGNINISTDTEPTTGTGRIGNSGLWAFSGNSGFGTGVAGATVDNSGTIWALGTSSLAANLTNNGALWATSLNGAPARLTVSGNYTGGAGSSMYVDYASIAHGGAAIVSITGNATGSTNVVLSDPQSLSGIALANLPRNAVVTVTGTPANGASTFTMQQSYGLVTMGLDYSAATQTWSINYSTAKAGNMLDKVPQAGAKLVTSISDIGADRLDILRSEVLGGGGLVSSSYAAESADPISSALAKAPGRPKHGAWTSVIGNVGHGDGYNRESATLQAGLDGGMSLDNGDFVTLGVMAGYNATKFSFDDRYNMVFTGPSLASYGELTFKSGHFITADVAWQRLNASIDFAGVSSTSEGNSFGGKLTGGYRFMSRNFEITPSVSVGANHTKIGDFAMQGLAVQFGASNTLSGEAMLKIARPMVADFGWFTPFGSVKLGDRKTSGGGVSVSDAGTYTGASTGVFGAGTLGFTVSNAEGTSSARLSGTVRRDGRENSFELRAGASLLF, encoded by the coding sequence ATGACTGTCGATTCGCTGGCTGCGGAAAACGTCGCGGTCGTTCTACGTGGCAGCGAGACCAGCTTCGTCACGCAATCGCTGATCCTCGAAGGGCTGACCTCCATCACCACGGCGTGGACGATCGGCGCGCATGCGCGAACCGAGACGGGAGATATCACCGTCTCGGCGGGAAAGGGGGTCACGATCGATTCCGCCGGCGCGGGCATTGGCGCGCTTGCAGCCGTCCAGGGCAACATCGTCGTCACGAGTTACGCGACGATTCATGCGGGCAAGAATGTACTCTTCGTCGATGCGTCAACCCGTGCCGGAGGTGAAGGCATTGCGGCGACTGGAAATGGCGGCGGCGCGGTTTCCGTTACGAACTACGGCAACGTCACCAGCGACTATGGTCGGGGCATCTATGCCGACGGCGGCAACGGCCACACCGCGGCGGTCGAAGTCAGCATAACGAACTACGGCGCTGTCGATGCCTGGCACGAGGGCGTGCGGGTCATTCAATACAACGGCACGGCCACGGCCACGAATGCGGCCGGCGCCTCGATCCTCAGCCGCAATCGCCAGGCTATGGTCTCGTGGGCCGATGTCGGCGACGCTATCGGAGTCAACTACGGTTCGATGACGGCCGAGAATGGCGCGGGCATGGTCATCTGGGGGCAGCGGAACGCCATTGCCGACAATTACGGCTCCGTCAGTGCCGCATATCTTTCGAGCCGGCCAAGTACGGGCTCAAGCTGGTACGGCATCGAGGCGTTCTCGCAGACGGCCGGCGATGTCAGGCTGGTCAACCATGCCGGTGCCACGGTCGTTGCCAGTTACAGCGACGGCCTTTACGGCCACGGCACCAGCGGTTCCGTGTCGATTACCAATGCCGGCCGTGTCACAGCCGCTGGCGCCGGCATCAAGGCCGATACGGCGAATGGCGATATCACCGCGATCAACAGCGGCTGGATTGGCGCGGACGGTGCGGATGGCGCCGTGGTCCTCAAGGGCCGTGATGGATCGAGCGACACGCCGCCGACCACCAGCTTTGTCGGCAATGCCAGCTTCACGAACCGGCAGGGCGGTATCGTTGCCGCCAATTCGCAGCTTTCCAAGATACCGGGGCTCGGCAATCTCTCTTCGCTGAGCGACAGCGAGCGTTCGCAATTCGTGACTGCAATCGAAAGGCGCGCGGTGGCTCTCGCCGTCAATGCGACGACACTGGATGTTACGAACGCCGGGACGATTCTCGGCAATATCAATATCTCCACCGATACCGAGCCGACGACCGGAACGGGCCGCATCGGAAATTCCGGGCTGTGGGCCTTCAGCGGCAATTCCGGTTTTGGTACCGGCGTTGCCGGCGCCACTGTCGATAATTCCGGAACGATATGGGCTCTCGGCACGAGTTCGCTCGCGGCGAACCTGACCAATAACGGCGCGCTCTGGGCGACAAGCTTGAATGGCGCGCCGGCCCGGCTGACGGTGTCGGGCAATTACACCGGCGGGGCCGGTTCGTCGATGTATGTCGACTATGCGTCGATCGCGCATGGCGGCGCCGCGATTGTGTCGATCACCGGAAACGCGACCGGCTCGACGAACGTTGTTCTCTCCGATCCGCAGAGTCTGTCGGGTATTGCGCTGGCGAACCTGCCACGCAATGCGGTTGTGACCGTCACCGGCACGCCGGCCAATGGCGCCTCGACCTTCACGATGCAGCAGTCCTACGGCCTGGTGACGATGGGCCTGGACTACTCGGCTGCGACCCAGACCTGGTCGATCAACTACAGCACGGCCAAAGCCGGCAATATGCTCGACAAGGTACCGCAGGCGGGCGCCAAATTGGTGACCTCGATTTCCGACATCGGCGCCGATCGACTGGATATTCTGCGCAGCGAAGTGCTGGGCGGCGGCGGTTTGGTGTCCTCAAGCTATGCCGCCGAAAGCGCCGATCCGATTTCATCGGCGCTTGCCAAGGCACCGGGCCGTCCCAAGCACGGGGCATGGACGAGCGTCATCGGCAATGTCGGTCATGGCGATGGTTACAATCGTGAATCGGCGACCCTTCAGGCAGGCCTCGACGGCGGCATGTCGCTCGACAATGGCGACTTCGTCACGCTCGGTGTCATGGCCGGATACAACGCGACCAAGTTCAGTTTCGACGACCGGTACAACATGGTGTTTACCGGCCCGTCGCTTGCGAGCTATGGCGAACTGACTTTCAAGAGCGGTCACTTCATAACGGCGGATGTGGCCTGGCAGCGTCTCAATGCCAGCATTGATTTTGCCGGCGTGAGCAGCACCAGCGAGGGCAACAGCTTCGGCGGCAAGTTGACCGGCGGCTACCGTTTCATGAGCCGGAATTTCGAGATCACGCCCTCGGTTTCGGTGGGCGCGAACCACACCAAGATCGGCGACTTCGCCATGCAGGGGCTCGCTGTCCAGTTCGGTGCCAGCAACACGCTGTCGGGCGAGGCGATGCTCAAGATCGCGCGCCCGATGGTGGCCGACTTCGGCTGGTTTACGCCGTTCGGCAGCGTGAAGCTTGGCGATCGCAAGACGTCGGGCGGCGGGGTGTCGGTCTCCGATGCCGGCACCTACACGGGTGCCAGCACCGGCGTGTTCGGCGCGGGCACGCTTGGCTTCACGGTGTCCAACGCCGAGGGCACCAGTTCGGCGCGGCTCTCCGGCACCGTCCGGCGCGATGGTCGTGAGAACAGCTTTGAACTGCGTGCCGGCGCGAGCCTGCTGTTCTAG
- the aspS gene encoding aspartate--tRNA ligase, giving the protein MHRYRSHTCGALRESDIGKEVRLSGWCHRIRDHGGVLFIDLRDHYGITQAVIDPDSKAFKLAETLRSEWVIRIDGKTRKRPEGTENADLPTGQVEVYVSEIEVLGAAAELPMPVFGDADYPEDIRLKYRFLDLRREKLHNNIMLRGRVIDSIRKRMKDSGFFEFQTPILTASSPEGARDYLVPSRIHPGKFYALPQAPQQFKQLLMVAGFDRYFQIAPCFRDEDARADRSPGEFYQLDLEMSFVTQDDVFAAVEPVMRGVFEEFANGKSVTPKFPMIPYAEAISKYGSDKPDLRNPIVMQDVSEAFRGSGFKIFANILAGDSKAQVWAIPAPGGGNRAFADRMNSWAQGEGQPGLGYIFWRDGEEGGAGPLAKNIGPERTKQIADQLGLKVGDACFFVAGLPKNFYKFAGSARTKVGQELNLIAQDRFDFCWIVDFPMFEWNEEEKKIDFSHNPFSMPQMGVDEFLALDANDADKILGIKAYQYDIVCNGTELSSGAIRNHRPEVMEKAFGLAGYPKEVLEAKFGGMLNAFRLGAPPHGGIAPGIDRIVMLLAGEENLREVVLFPMNQKAEDLMMGAPAEVTPKQLKELSIRIDLPKKA; this is encoded by the coding sequence TTGCATCGCTATCGTTCCCATACCTGCGGCGCGCTGCGCGAGAGCGACATCGGCAAGGAAGTTCGCCTGTCCGGCTGGTGCCACCGTATCCGCGACCACGGCGGCGTGCTGTTCATCGATTTGCGCGACCACTACGGCATCACCCAGGCGGTGATCGATCCGGACTCCAAGGCCTTCAAGCTGGCCGAGACCTTGCGCTCGGAGTGGGTCATCCGCATCGACGGCAAAACGCGCAAACGTCCCGAAGGCACTGAGAATGCCGACCTGCCGACCGGTCAGGTCGAGGTCTATGTCAGCGAGATCGAAGTGCTCGGCGCGGCGGCTGAACTGCCGATGCCGGTGTTCGGCGATGCCGATTATCCGGAAGATATCCGCCTCAAGTACCGCTTCCTCGATCTGCGCCGCGAGAAGCTGCACAACAACATCATGCTGCGCGGCCGCGTCATCGACTCGATCCGCAAGCGCATGAAGGATTCCGGCTTCTTCGAATTCCAGACGCCGATCCTCACCGCTTCGTCGCCGGAAGGCGCGCGCGACTATCTCGTTCCTTCGCGCATTCATCCCGGCAAGTTCTACGCGCTGCCGCAGGCGCCTCAGCAGTTCAAGCAGCTGCTCATGGTGGCGGGCTTCGATCGCTATTTCCAGATCGCGCCGTGCTTCCGCGACGAGGACGCGCGCGCCGACCGCTCGCCGGGCGAGTTCTATCAGCTCGATCTGGAAATGAGCTTCGTCACGCAGGACGACGTGTTCGCCGCGGTCGAGCCGGTGATGCGCGGCGTGTTCGAGGAGTTCGCGAACGGCAAGTCCGTGACGCCGAAATTCCCGATGATTCCTTATGCCGAAGCGATTTCGAAATACGGCTCCGACAAGCCGGACCTGCGCAACCCGATCGTGATGCAGGACGTCAGCGAAGCCTTCCGCGGCTCGGGCTTCAAGATCTTCGCCAACATCCTCGCCGGTGACTCCAAGGCGCAGGTCTGGGCCATTCCCGCGCCCGGTGGCGGCAACCGGGCCTTCGCCGATCGCATGAATTCGTGGGCTCAAGGAGAAGGCCAGCCGGGCCTCGGCTATATTTTCTGGCGCGATGGCGAGGAGGGCGGCGCCGGTCCGCTCGCCAAGAACATCGGACCCGAGCGCACCAAGCAGATTGCCGACCAGCTTGGCCTCAAGGTTGGCGATGCGTGCTTCTTCGTCGCCGGTCTGCCGAAGAATTTCTACAAGTTCGCCGGCAGCGCGCGCACGAAGGTCGGTCAGGAGCTGAACCTGATCGCGCAGGATCGTTTCGACTTCTGCTGGATCGTCGACTTCCCCATGTTCGAATGGAACGAGGAAGAGAAGAAGATCGACTTCTCGCACAACCCGTTCTCGATGCCGCAGATGGGCGTCGATGAATTCCTCGCGCTCGACGCAAACGACGCCGACAAGATCCTCGGCATCAAGGCCTATCAGTACGACATCGTCTGCAACGGCACCGAATTGTCGTCGGGTGCCATCCGTAACCATCGCCCCGAGGTGATGGAAAAGGCGTTTGGTCTGGCTGGCTATCCGAAGGAAGTGCTGGAAGCCAAGTTCGGCGGCATGCTGAACGCCTTCCGCCTCGGCGCGCCGCCGCATGGCGGCATCGCGCCCGGCATCGACCGTATCGTCATGCTGCTCGCCGGCGAAGAGAACCTGCGCGAAGTGGTTCTTTTCCCGATGAACCAGAAGGCCGAAGACCTGATGATGGGCGCGCCGGCTGAAGTGACGCCGAAGCAGCTCAAGGAATTGAGCATCAGGATCGATCTGCCGAAGAAGGCCTGA